A stretch of DNA from Roseovarius sp. W115:
CCGCGCCTCGGCCACGCGCACACTCACCTGCGCGCCCCAGTCAAAGCTCAGAAAGTCCTGCTCGATCCCGTCGGCAAAGATCACCCCGCCTTCATTGATGCGCGACAGCACATCGAGCGGCGCTTTTTCTTCAATCACCCCGGAGCGCAATTCGGCACCGGATTGACGGCTCGGCCAAGGCTCGCGCGCAAAGAACACCGCCTTGGCGTCCTCAGCGCCAAAGCTGTAGTCGGCCTGGGTGGCGGTCATGATCGACTTTGCCCAGCCTGTCAGGCCCGTGCCAGTGGACACGATCATCCCGCTTGAGGATTGAAACTCACGCGCATCCCCAAACTGCAGCTCATATCGCGCGCTTTGGTGTGACCGGTGCCCGATGAAAAGCTCATTGAGCGCCAAGAGCCTGTCACCCCCGGCAAGCTGCGCCTCGACCATGGCGCGGGCCTGAGCCTCGACATCGCCGGTACCGGCGCGCTGCATCAAATCAGGCAGCGCTTTGAGCCCATGTGGTGTCAAAACCCCCTCGCCCATATCGCTGGAGGGGGTGACGCCGATGACCGGCTGACCCTCGAGATACTTGGCCAGATTGGCCACCAGACCGTCCTGCCCAAGGGCGACGACAACGTCATTGGGAAAGAACAAAAACCGGTTGAGATCGCCGCGCTCGACCTCGGCAAAGGACCACTCGGGCGGCACCATCGCCTTGGCCGCGGTCACGGCGTCACGTTGGATGCGGTCACGGGTTTCGACCTCCTCAAAAACCTGACCGCGCGAGGACAGGTAGAACTCCACCTGCCCCCGCGTCCCGTGCCGGGCCAGCAGCGCTGAAAGCTCGGTTTCGCGCGTCACAAGCACAACACGGGGGCGGAGACTGGACATCACTCATCCTCCTATTCTCGGGCCGCTGCAGGCATTGCCCCCTGCAGCTGTTTGACCAGACCGGCCACCATATCAGGGCTGATGGTCACGCTGTCGATTTTCTCCAGCTTGGTGGCGAATTCGCGCGCCGCCAGGGCATAAAGCGCCTCAGGTGCCAGTTGCGAAAGCGCGGCCATACGGGCCTTTTCCATATCGGCCTGCGCCTGTTCCACCGCGCGCACGCGGGTGGCTTCGGCTTCGGCCCCGATGACCTTGGCCTCGGCTGCCCCCTCTGCTGCGATCTTGCTGGCCGCCGCCTTGGCTTCGGCTTCGGCACGGCCATTGGCGTCTTCGCGGGCAATCAGCTCGGCCTGACGCGCAGCCAGTTCGACCTGATTGTTCAGCTCGTTCTCGGCAATGGCGCGTTCTTTTTCCACCGCCAAAGCGCGGCGGGCAAAGGTGGCCTCGTCCGATTGCTGTTGCAACGCCTCAAAGGTCGGGGCCTGCAAGGCACGGGCCAGCTCTGAGCTTGGGCTGAGATTGGCCACGCGCACCGCGATGACCTCAAGGCCCATGGCCTCGGGGGTGGGGTCCTTGGCAAAACCCGCGTTCAGCGCTGTTTGCAAAGGGGCTAGCCCCGCCTCAAGCACCGCGCGCACGCCCAGCGCCTTGATGTAGTCATCCACATATTGCCGCGACAACGCGCTCAGCACAGAGCGGATGTGGTCCTCTGGCTTGCTCTTCGGCTTTCCGGTCTTCAGATCAAGGGTGAAATCCACCCGGTCCGAGAGCCGCGCCGCATCCGCCACCCTCCACAGAACGGTGCCTTGCACAGCCAGATCCTGATAGTCGGAGGATTGCGATTTGACCAAAAAGGTCAGCTCGCGGTCCGCAAGCGGGACCTCAATGATCGACCCACGGGTCGGGTCAAACCAAAAGGACAGCCCGCGGCCCTCGCGACGGATCTTGCCTTCGCGGTAATGCCGGATGTGGCTCGAGGCCTCAGCCCGCAGGTGGCTTGCAAATGGGTATCTTGTGATTTGTGCCATGATCATTCCTCCTGATCTTGTGACAACTCGTACAATTCGGCCGGGCGATAGGCCCCGCCACTTTCCCGCACGCCGGTGGCGCGCAGGGTGTGCCTGTCCAAAAGCTTCCGGCGAAAGGCCGGTTTGGTCAGGCTTTGGTCCAGAATGGCTTCATGGACCGCCTGCACATCCCGCAAGGTGAAGCGGGGTGGTAGGAACTCGAACCCGATGGGCGTGTAGTCCAGCTTGCCGCGCAGGCGCTTGACCATGTCACCAAGGATGTCGGCGTGATCAAAGGCCATATGCAGGGGCGCGCCGGTGTCGTCCGACACATTCGCCGTGCCGCCAGTTTCTCCGGGCCAATCCACTGACACACGGACAAGCCGCAGGTCTGGATTGGCCGCAACGCCTTTGATCAAAACCTCAGCCGGCATGATTGCCAGATACACCACGCTGATGACGTGGCCGCGCGGGTCCCGGCCCGGCGCGCCATAGGTGGCGAGCTGTTCGAAATGCACGTCCCGAAGGCCGGTCTTGTCGCGCAAGACCCGTGTCACGGTCTCTTCCAAAGACCCGTCGCGATGCACGAAACCACCGGGCAAAGCCCAGTCACCGCCCATCACGCCCCCGTCCTCGCGGCGCATGATCACACAGCGCAGCGCGCCATCATGGACGCACAGGATCGCCAGGTCCACCGCTATGGCCGGGCTGGGATAGTCGAAAATCGAGGTCATCTTTGGGTTATCCTTAGTTATTTTCATTATAGTTATTACTATATTGATAATATGTCAAGCCCTGCCCAGAAATTCCTTTCCCTCTGGACCTCGCGCGCCCGACCGCTTACCTCTTGGAGCATGTAGGAGAGACCATGACGAAACCGCCTCTGACCCTCTATCTTGCAGCGCCGCGCGGCTTTTGCGCAGGCGTGGACCGCGCCATCAAGATCGTGGATATGGCTTTGGAAAAATGGGGGGCGCCGGTCTATGTGCGCCATGAGATTGTGCACAACAAATACGTGGTCGATGACCTGCGCGCGAAGGGCGCGGTGTTTGTCGAGGAACTCGAGGAATGTCCCGATGACCGCCCGGTGATCTTTTCGGCCCATGGCGTACCCAAATCCGTGCCCGCCGAGGCCACCAAGCGCGAGATGCTCTATGTCGATGCCACCTGCCCTCTGGTGAGCAAGGTGCATATCGAGGCCGAGCGGCATGCCTCAAACGGGCTACAGATCATCATGATCGGTCATGATGGGCACCCGGAAACGGTGGGCACGATGGGGCAGTTGCCCGAGGGCGAGGTGCTCTTGGTGGAAACGGTTGAGGATGTGGCCGAGGTTGAGGTGCGCGATCCGCAAAAGCTCGCCTTTGTCACGCAGACCACGCTTTCGGTGGATGACACCGCTGATATCGTGGCGGCACTTCAGACGCGGTTCCCCGCCATCGTCGGGCCGCATAAAGAAGACATTTGTTACGCCACCACCAACCGGCAGGAAGCGGTAAAAGCTATGGCACAAAAGGCCGAAGCGATGCTGGTGGTCGGCGCGCCCAATTCGTCGAATTCCAAACGGCTGGTGGAAGTGGGCGCGCGCGCGGGCTGTTCCTATGCGCAGCTTGTGCAGCGGGCGACCGACATCGACTGGCGCGCCTTGGGCGACATCAAGACCATGGGCATCACCGCCGGAGCCTCTGCGCCCGAAGTGCTGATCAACGAGGTGATTGATGCGTTTCGGGATCGGTTTGACGTGACCGTTGAGGTTGTCGAGACCGCGCAGGAGAACGTTGAGTTCAAGGTGCCAAGGGTGCTGAGAGTACCGGCGTAGGGCGGGGTTTCACCCCGCCTTGTTCCTCTTTTTTTGGTGCCGGGGTGAACTCCGGCCTACTTCTTCTGCCGCGCGATTCTCTAAAAAACAAATATTAACAATATGTTAAAGTGTTTCGCGCGCGAAACATTTGAACATCAAACTGCGCTTTGTCGTAGGGTAGGATTTGCTTAAATTCTGCTAACTGCGGCTTACAAGGTCAGGAAAACCCGCCTTCCCAAATGTGCGCCCTCGTGTAGGTTGAGACGCATAACAAGACCATGGGACAGCCTTTGTTTAAACAGTTTCTCGCCTGGATCACGGGCAATGCCATCACGACGTTCGCACGGTTCATCACCGCTGTGCGTGCCATTTGGGACGGTGTGGAGCCGGTTCCGGCGCAGCGTGTGTACTTTGCCAACCATACATCCAACGGCGATTTCATCCTGATCTGGACGGTGCTGCCGCCCAATCTGCGCTCTCGCACGCGGCCTGTGGCGGGGGCGGATTACTGGCTCACGTCTCCCTTGCGCACGTTTATTGGCCGGGATGTGTTCAACGCTGTTCTGATCGACCGCAATTCGGAAACCCGTACCGACGATCCGATGCAGTTGATCCTTGACGGGATCGACACGGGTGCGTCGCTGATCATCTTCCCCGAAGGCACGCGGAACATGACCGATGCGCCTCTCTTGCCGTTCAAAAGCGGTATTTTCAACATCTCGGAGGCCCGGCCCGAGGTGGATCTTGTGCCGGTCTGGATCGACAATCTGAATGACGTGATGCCCAAGGGTAAGCTGGTGCCTATTCCGCTTCTCTGCACGGTGACCTTTGGTGCCCCGATCAGAGCGGAGGCAGGCGAGGCGCGCGAAGATTTCCTCAAACGCGCCGAAGCTGCCTTGCTGAACCTTGCCCCCAAAGACAAACAGCCAGTCGATGCGGAGGTTGCAGCATGAACGGTATGCACGCAGATTTCCTCACTCTGCTGGCTGGCATCATTGGGCTTTTGATCGTGGCCAGCGGTGTTGGCTATGCGCTCAAGCAACGCATCGCCCCCGATGGTAACAACGCGACCATTGAAAACCTCAATGCGCGTATCCTGGCCTGGTGGGGCATGACGGCCTTTCTGGCTGTGGCGTTCCTTGCCGGGCGTGGCGGGGTGATCCTGCTTTTCGCTTTCGTCTCCTTTGCTGCGCTGAGAGAATTTGTAACGCTCACGGACCGGCGGCGCGCTGATCACTGGGCGATTGCTGCGGCTTTCTTTGTGATCCTGCCTGCGCAATATGCCCTGATCTGGTGCGAGTGGTACGGCATGTGGTCGGCTTTGATCCCGGTCTATGCCTTCCTGATCCTGCCGATCATCG
This window harbors:
- a CDS encoding SPFH domain-containing protein; translated protein: MAQITRYPFASHLRAEASSHIRHYREGKIRREGRGLSFWFDPTRGSIIEVPLADRELTFLVKSQSSDYQDLAVQGTVLWRVADAARLSDRVDFTLDLKTGKPKSKPEDHIRSVLSALSRQYVDDYIKALGVRAVLEAGLAPLQTALNAGFAKDPTPEAMGLEVIAVRVANLSPSSELARALQAPTFEALQQQSDEATFARRALAVEKERAIAENELNNQVELAARQAELIAREDANGRAEAEAKAAASKIAAEGAAEAKVIGAEAEATRVRAVEQAQADMEKARMAALSQLAPEALYALAAREFATKLEKIDSVTISPDMVAGLVKQLQGAMPAAARE
- a CDS encoding NUDIX hydrolase, which translates into the protein MTSIFDYPSPAIAVDLAILCVHDGALRCVIMRREDGGVMGGDWALPGGFVHRDGSLEETVTRVLRDKTGLRDVHFEQLATYGAPGRDPRGHVISVVYLAIMPAEVLIKGVAANPDLRLVRVSVDWPGETGGTANVSDDTGAPLHMAFDHADILGDMVKRLRGKLDYTPIGFEFLPPRFTLRDVQAVHEAILDQSLTKPAFRRKLLDRHTLRATGVRESGGAYRPAELYELSQDQEE
- the ispH gene encoding 4-hydroxy-3-methylbut-2-enyl diphosphate reductase, whose amino-acid sequence is MTKPPLTLYLAAPRGFCAGVDRAIKIVDMALEKWGAPVYVRHEIVHNKYVVDDLRAKGAVFVEELEECPDDRPVIFSAHGVPKSVPAEATKREMLYVDATCPLVSKVHIEAERHASNGLQIIMIGHDGHPETVGTMGQLPEGEVLLVETVEDVAEVEVRDPQKLAFVTQTTLSVDDTADIVAALQTRFPAIVGPHKEDICYATTNRQEAVKAMAQKAEAMLVVGAPNSSNSKRLVEVGARAGCSYAQLVQRATDIDWRALGDIKTMGITAGASAPEVLINEVIDAFRDRFDVTVEVVETAQENVEFKVPRVLRVPA
- a CDS encoding lysophospholipid acyltransferase family protein, which produces MFKQFLAWITGNAITTFARFITAVRAIWDGVEPVPAQRVYFANHTSNGDFILIWTVLPPNLRSRTRPVAGADYWLTSPLRTFIGRDVFNAVLIDRNSETRTDDPMQLILDGIDTGASLIIFPEGTRNMTDAPLLPFKSGIFNISEARPEVDLVPVWIDNLNDVMPKGKLVPIPLLCTVTFGAPIRAEAGEAREDFLKRAEAALLNLAPKDKQPVDAEVAA